The sequence GCGGCACGGGCCAGACCTTCAGCATTGAAGATCAGGACGGTCAGATCATCGGCTCTGTGGATGGCTTTCGCGCATGGCAGGAGACGCACCCCGGCGCTGTTTACCTGCACCGGGGCCGCAGCTATGTGATTGAAGAGATGGACCCGGCCCGCGCCCGCATTGTGGCCAAGGCGACCAAAGTTTCGTGGTTTACGCGCACACGCGGGCAAAAAAGTACGGATATTCTTGAAGAAGTCGAGCGCGCATCCTTGGGCCGCGTGCTTGTCTGCCGTGGCCGCCTGCGCATCACCGATACCGTGACCGGTTATGAGAAGCGTTCTACATCTGGCAACCGCCTGCTCACCATCACGCCGCTTGCCGCGCCGCCGCAGGTTTTTGAAACCGAGGGCCTGTGGTACGTCATACCAGACAGCATCCGTGCCTCGCTGGAAGAACGTTTTCTGCACTACATGGGCTCCATCCACGCACTCGAGCACGCGGCCATCGGCCTGCTGCCCCTGCTTATCATGGCCGACCGCAATGACTTTGGCGGCATTTCCACACCGCTGCATGCCCAGACCGGGCTGTCTGGCGTGTTCATTTATGACGGCCTACCGGGTGGGGCGGGCCTGACCCGTCAGGCCTTTCCCGATGCGCGGGGCCTGCTGGAAGCCACCTTCAAGGCTGTTGCCGCCTGCCCCTGCGAGGACGGCTGCCCCTCCTGTGTGCATTCGCCCAAGTGCGGCTCCGGCAACAGGCCCATCAGCAAAATCGGCGCGCTGGAACTGCTGCGCGAAATGCTGGCCCCCGGCACGGAAGGCGAGGCCCTGTGTCGCGACCTGCGCATCAGCCCCGCCCCTGACAGGCTGGATATGGAATCGCTGGACGCCGCCTCTGCCCTGGCGGCAGCACCCCGGCCTGCGGTTTCGGCCCTGGATTTCATCAATGACGGCAGCCAGCCCGAAGCCGCGCATACTGCAATGGAGGAACAATCCATGAGCAAAAAGCACTCCGCGCCAGACAACCAGAACAGTCTGTTTGGCGCTAACGGGCTTGCGCAATCCGGCCCCGGAGGCAGCGCCCCTGCGCCACAGGGCGCGACCAGCAGCACCCCGGGCGCACAAGGAACAACTACTTTTGATGCCGCAGGCCTGTTGACGTACGTTCCCGTGCCGCCGCCCAAAAATTTTGTGGTCTTTGACGTGGAAACCCGGCGCTCCGCCGCCGAGGTGGGCGGCTGGAACCGGGCCGACCGCATGGGCGTGAGCATTGCCGTGGCCTATGACAGCAAGGCGGACGACTATTTCTCCTACCAGCAGGAGGAACTGCCCGCCCTGTTCGAGCGCCTGCACGCGAGCGACCTTGTGGTCGGCTTCAACAGCCTGCGCTTTGACTACGCCGTGCTCTCGTCCTTTGCGCCCTTTGATCTGCACAAGCTGCCCAGCCTTGATCTTTTGCAGCGCGTGTACGAACGCCTGAATTACCGCCTTCCACTGGACAATCTGGGGCAGGCCACCCTGGGCGAACCCAAGAGCGCCGACGGTCTGCAAGCCCTGCAATGGTGGAAGGAAGGAAGGCTGGAAGATATCGCCACGTATTGCCGCAAGGATGTGGACATCACCCGCCGCCTCTATCTGCACGGTCTGGAGCAGGGCTTTTTGCTGTTCAGCAACAAGGCTGGCTCCCGCGTGCGCGTTCCTGTGGATTTTCACCGGCGCTGAGATCGCCTTAGTCGGAAAAAGCAAGACGCCCGCGATAGCGGGCGTCTTGCTTTCAAATATCTGTGCCGCGGCAGCGTTATTTCAACTTTTTCAATGTCTTTTCCATACCTTCCGGCAGAGGGTAGACGTGATCCTCACCGGGAAAAGCGCCTGCGCGCACTTCACGCGCATAGGCCTCCACCGCTGAGCGCAGGCTCGCGCCCACTTCGCCAAAGCGTTTGACGAAGCGCGGCAGGTGGCTCAGGGTCATGCCCGTCATATCCTGCCACACCAGCACCTGCCCATCGCAGCCAGCGCCAGCGCCGATGCCGATAACCGGGATGGACAGGGCCTGCGTCACGCGCTCTGCCAGAGGCGCGGGCACGCATTCCAGCACCAGGGCGAAAGCCCCAGCTTCTTGCAGGACGCGGGCATCGTCCAGCAGCTTTTGGGCTGCGGCCATGCTTTTGCCCTGCACCTTGAACCCGCCAAAAGCATTCACCGATTGCGGCGTGAGGCCAAGATGCCCCATGACGGGAATGGAAGCCCGCGTCAGCGCCCGCACTTCTGCGGCAAATTCCGCGCCGCCTTCAAGCTTGACCGCCTGGGCGCGGCCTTCTGTCATGAGCCGTCCGGCGTTGCGCACGGTGTCTTCCACTGAAACGTGGTAGCTCATAAAGGGCATGTCGCAGACCACAAGGGCTTTTTGCGCACCGCGTGCCACGGCGGCGCAGTGGCGCACCATGTCGTCCACCGTGACGGAAAGCGTGTCGGGATAGCCCAGCATGACCATACCCAGCGAATCGCCCACAAGCAGGGCATCCACCCCGGCCATGTCCATGACCCGTGCGGTGCTGTAGTCATAAGCCGTCAGCATGACGAGCTTTTCCTGCCCTTTGGCCTCGCGGAAGGTCACTATGGTGTTCTTCATGACTGAGCCTCCTTCTGGTTGGCATCGTGGGCCAGACCCATGATGAGGTGGGTAAGCTTGGCAGCCGTAAAGTCCGCATGGTGCAGGCCCTCGATGGGGGCCAGCTCCACCACGTCCAGACCCACCACGCGGCGGCCCGCCACGCAGCGTTCCAGCATGTACTGAGCTTCGCGCCAGTTGATGCCGCCGGGCGAGGGCGTTCCCGTGGCTGGCATGATGGACGAATCAAGCCCGTCCACATCAAAAGTTATGTAAATATTTTTGGGGAAATCCTCTGGCAGGGGCAGCTCCGGCAGGCCCACGCGGGCAAGGAAGTAGGCGTCGTAATGAGTGACGTTGAACTTCTTGCGGATCTCGGCTTCTTCCCGGCAGAAATCACGCACGGCAAACTGCGTGAGCGGCAGGCCGAGGTCGGCCACGGCGCGGTACATGACGCTGGCGTGTGAAAAGGGGCTGCCCTCATACTGGGGCCGCAGGTCGGCGTGGGCGTCAAACTGCACAACGCCAAAGGGTTCACCCGTTTTTTCCGCCTGCCGGGCAAGTGCCCGCAAGGCCCCAAGCGTTACGGTATGTTCGCCGCCCAGCACCACAGGCACCGCCTCGCAGGCAATGGCATGGGCCACAGCGGCCTCTATGCGGTCAAGCGTGTCGGTTATGGGGCCAGCGCAGTCCACGGCCTGAGCGGTAAAAAAACCTGACTCGCCCGGTGCGAATCCGCATTCCCAGGCTTCAAGCTGGTGGGATGCGGCAAGCAGGGCTTGCGGGCCTTTGACCGTGCCGCCGCCATAAGAAACACTCTGCTCCAGAGGAACGGGGATAATGTGAAACCCTGCCTGCTCCGGTGCAGACTGGGGATATTCAGAAGCCAGAAACTTGTCTTGCATGTGATCCTGCCGTGATTTGACATAAAAAAACGGCCCGCTTGGGGAGGCAGGCCGTTTCGGTTGGAGGAGACTGTCAGCAAAAGAAAGGAAGGTACTTTCCAAGCTGCAATGGCCGTGCCACAAAAAGCAGCATGCGAATAATCATATAACACGCTGCTTTTTATTGGTAATTTTTTTCAGCCTCTCACTGGGCGCGTTAAAAATGTTTAACCCCACGTGCCTGCGCCCTGCCTGGAAGGCGCAAAACTGTACAAAATATTTTCTTGCACAGACTACTGCACAGTGTCCTTGCCCGGCGCAACAGCCGCCCCCTGCAAAGAAAGGGAAAGCTTTTCGGCCAGTTCGCGCGCGGCGGGCGTATTGCGCCATTCGTCAAAGAGTTTCTGCCAGCCGCCAAAATCCACAAAGTTGCGGTCAAGCTGCGCTTCGTGCATCTGCACCCAGGCGTTGAAAAGCTGCATCTGCACCTGGAAGGTGGCGCTCTCAAAAATCATGGCCGCAGTATCGCGGGGCATGACCTGACCGTCCACATGGGCCAGAACGAAATTACAGACCGCGCGGCGGGAGGTTTCAAAGGTCACTTCCTGACCGTTCATGTCTTCTGCCAGGGGCAGCAGACGGGGGAACATCTCGCTGATGCGCTCCATGGCCTTGACTGGCACGGCGATGAACAGCGCGGGCTGGCCGTCCGCAGCGGCAGGGGCTTCGGGTTTTTCAGAGATGAAATAAAAACGCAGCCAGTTCTCGAACATGACGGCTTCCAGAACCTTGGCAACGCCATTCTGAAATTGTTCTTGAGCTTCGGGCATGGGGACTCCCTTAGTGTTTTACGGCCACGACCCGCAGCCGCCGATAATCAGCAATCCAACCGCCGTTATTCCACATGGATGCGCGCAGGGCATCCGCCACGGCGGCAAAAACTTTTTCCTGAGCCTCTGGGGCCACGCAATCCAGATCCTGGGCAAAAAACTGGGCCATCCAGCGGGCAAGGCCTTCTTCCCCGCCCTTGAGAGGGGTGGGCCTGTCGTATTCTTCCGCCAGCCGCACGGAAAACCCGTGCCGGGTCAGCATGGCCGCATATTCCTGCGCCGAGGGGAAATAAAAACGCTCGCTGTTCAGATACGCCGGGCCAATGCCTTCCCCTGCCAGCACGGCCTGAAAGGCCGCCCCAAAGGCAGCGCGGATACGCCCGATATTGCCCTGCGCGCCAAATTCGCACACCAGAAGGCCGCCGGGGCGTAGCGCCCGCGCCATGGCGGCGGTCAGGCGCTCCTGATCTTCTATCCAGTGCAGCGCGGCGTTGGAAAACAGCGCGTCCACGCAGCCGTTCCACGGCATGTCGCAGGCG is a genomic window of uncultured Desulfovibrio sp. containing:
- a CDS encoding DEAD/DEAH box helicase; the encoded protein is MSVGEYIAALLASEKLGAQVTCHKLFPPVEPCYAPTHLPWPAAISRALEQRGINGLYSHQALATDHIRAGHSIVAATPTASGKSLIYNLPVLDRYLRDRDARALYLFPLKALAQDQLGAFNALVEGWPKEARPTAALYDGDTTDHFRRKIRRNPPTVLISNPEMLHLGILPHHEQWAEFLAGLSHVVVDEAHTYRGVFGAHMAQVFRRLNRIAGRYGARPVYVLCTATVGNPGELAAALTGTDAPAAAPVLATDSPSPVPSSASAARTADAPVVIDQSGAPQGPRHFVFLNPEQSPATAAIDLLKAALARNLRTIVYCRSRRMTELISLWAGQSGAFSERISAYRAGFLPEERRGIEARMASGELLAVVSTSALELGIDIGGLDVCILVGYPGTVMATLQRGGRVGRAQQESAVIVVAGEDALDQYFARNPEDFFSRPAEKAVVNPDNEVILTRHLECAAAEMPLTPGEAMLASPAARAAARALNAKGLLLQSADGTQLLAARKRPQRHVDLRGTGQTFSIEDQDGQIIGSVDGFRAWQETHPGAVYLHRGRSYVIEEMDPARARIVAKATKVSWFTRTRGQKSTDILEEVERASLGRVLVCRGRLRITDTVTGYEKRSTSGNRLLTITPLAAPPQVFETEGLWYVIPDSIRASLEERFLHYMGSIHALEHAAIGLLPLLIMADRNDFGGISTPLHAQTGLSGVFIYDGLPGGAGLTRQAFPDARGLLEATFKAVAACPCEDGCPSCVHSPKCGSGNRPISKIGALELLREMLAPGTEGEALCRDLRISPAPDRLDMESLDAASALAAAPRPAVSALDFINDGSQPEAAHTAMEEQSMSKKHSAPDNQNSLFGANGLAQSGPGGSAPAPQGATSSTPGAQGTTTFDAAGLLTYVPVPPPKNFVVFDVETRRSAAEVGGWNRADRMGVSIAVAYDSKADDYFSYQQEELPALFERLHASDLVVGFNSLRFDYAVLSSFAPFDLHKLPSLDLLQRVYERLNYRLPLDNLGQATLGEPKSADGLQALQWWKEGRLEDIATYCRKDVDITRRLYLHGLEQGFLLFSNKAGSRVRVPVDFHRR
- the panB gene encoding 3-methyl-2-oxobutanoate hydroxymethyltransferase codes for the protein MKNTIVTFREAKGQEKLVMLTAYDYSTARVMDMAGVDALLVGDSLGMVMLGYPDTLSVTVDDMVRHCAAVARGAQKALVVCDMPFMSYHVSVEDTVRNAGRLMTEGRAQAVKLEGGAEFAAEVRALTRASIPVMGHLGLTPQSVNAFGGFKVQGKSMAAAQKLLDDARVLQEAGAFALVLECVPAPLAERVTQALSIPVIGIGAGAGCDGQVLVWQDMTGMTLSHLPRFVKRFGEVGASLRSAVEAYAREVRAGAFPGEDHVYPLPEGMEKTLKKLK
- the speB gene encoding agmatinase, with the translated sequence MQDKFLASEYPQSAPEQAGFHIIPVPLEQSVSYGGGTVKGPQALLAASHQLEAWECGFAPGESGFFTAQAVDCAGPITDTLDRIEAAVAHAIACEAVPVVLGGEHTVTLGALRALARQAEKTGEPFGVVQFDAHADLRPQYEGSPFSHASVMYRAVADLGLPLTQFAVRDFCREEAEIRKKFNVTHYDAYFLARVGLPELPLPEDFPKNIYITFDVDGLDSSIMPATGTPSPGGINWREAQYMLERCVAGRRVVGLDVVELAPIEGLHHADFTAAKLTHLIMGLAHDANQKEAQS
- a CDS encoding class I SAM-dependent methyltransferase; the encoded protein is MDWDARLYDQNHDFVAAYGENLLSLLPDGLGFIVDVGCGTGALTEALAARAARVVGIDASPDMIVQARMRLPQVEFLVMDACDMPWNGCVDALFSNAALHWIEDQERLTAAMARALRPGGLLVCEFGAQGNIGRIRAAFGAAFQAVLAGEGIGPAYLNSERFYFPSAQEYAAMLTRHGFSVRLAEEYDRPTPLKGGEEGLARWMAQFFAQDLDCVAPEAQEKVFAAVADALRASMWNNGGWIADYRRLRVVAVKH